Within Thermodesulfovibrionales bacterium, the genomic segment CCCTGTTGACAAAGAGAAGCGCCGCATCGCCGGATTCTTTCGCTGCGGAAAGGCGTCTATAATCCTCAATCCCTGTTATCCTTTTCCTGTCTATTTCCTCGATTACGTCGCCCTTCTTCAGTCCCGCGTCATCCGCCGAACTTCCCTGCTCAATCCTCACCACTACGACGCCCTTCTCATCCGGACCGAGGCCGAGTTGCCTTGCGATCTCTTTCGT encodes:
- a CDS encoding PDZ domain-containing protein, translated to TKEIARQLGLGPDEKGVVVVRIEQGSSADDAGLKKGDVIEEIDRKRITGIEDYRRLSAAKESGDAALLFVNRGGKRFYLPLNK